A section of the Subtercola frigoramans genome encodes:
- the hrcA gene encoding heat-inducible transcriptional repressor HrcA produces MVSERSLEVLRVIVHDYVASREPVGSKSIVDRHSFGVSAATIRNDMALLEEEELIVAPHTSSGRIPTDKGYRLFVDHLADLKPLSGAQRQAIETFLGSSVDLDDVLARTVRLLSQLTQQVAMVQYPSLSQARVRHVELVALAPTRLLSVVITDTGHVEQRIVEVPPDTDEAFLADVRARVNSAIAGLGLDEAAGALAIFPAQFAPGRASAVAMITTVLAEQVAANRQEKLLIAGAANLVRTEGDFAGSVLPVLEAVEEQVVLLRLFSEMQADQFGMSVSIGRENASFGLAETSVLASGYSSAGGAVARLGVLGPTRMDYSTNIAAVRAVARYLSKSLGEA; encoded by the coding sequence ATGGTTTCTGAACGCAGCCTCGAAGTTCTGCGTGTCATCGTCCACGACTATGTCGCGTCGCGGGAGCCTGTGGGGTCGAAGTCGATCGTCGACCGCCATTCCTTCGGCGTGTCGGCAGCAACAATCCGCAACGATATGGCCCTTCTCGAAGAAGAAGAGTTGATCGTTGCTCCACACACCTCGTCCGGTCGCATTCCCACTGACAAGGGCTACCGCCTCTTCGTCGATCATCTCGCCGACCTGAAGCCGCTCTCTGGTGCGCAACGGCAGGCGATCGAGACCTTCCTCGGCTCCTCCGTCGACCTCGACGACGTCCTGGCGCGCACGGTTCGATTGCTCTCGCAGCTCACGCAGCAGGTGGCCATGGTGCAGTACCCGTCGCTCTCGCAGGCACGCGTCAGGCACGTCGAACTCGTGGCTCTTGCTCCTACGCGGCTGCTGTCGGTCGTCATCACCGACACCGGCCATGTCGAACAACGCATCGTCGAGGTTCCCCCCGACACCGATGAGGCGTTCCTGGCAGACGTGCGTGCCCGGGTGAACTCAGCGATCGCGGGGCTCGGCCTCGACGAAGCCGCGGGTGCACTCGCGATCTTCCCGGCGCAGTTCGCACCCGGAAGGGCATCTGCCGTGGCGATGATCACGACGGTTCTCGCCGAGCAGGTGGCTGCAAACCGTCAGGAGAAGCTTCTCATTGCCGGTGCGGCCAACCTGGTTCGAACCGAAGGCGACTTCGCTGGGAGCGTACTCCCCGTGCTCGAAGCCGTGGAGGAGCAGGTGGTGCTGTTGCGGCTGTTCAGCGAGATGCAGGCAGACCAGTTCGGAATGTCGGTGAGCATCGGCAGGGAGAACGCCTCCTTCGGCCTGGCGGAGACCTCGGTGCTTGCCAGCGGGTACAGTTCCGCGGGCGGTGCGGTGGCACGGCTCGGGGTCCTCGGCCCGACGAGAATGGACTACTCCACCAACATCGCAGCCGTGCGTGCTGTCGCACGGTACCTCTCCAAGAGCCTCGGAGAGGCGTGA
- a CDS encoding DUF4870 domain-containing protein — translation MSDPNATPPYDPTSGQPVPPPPPAQGYAAAPAAPLSQSDDKLWASLAHFGNIILLIPALVIYLVFKDRGPLVNQESKEALNWTINVTGAVVVLNILQIIPFIGLLFGLLVFAVLIVNLIFAIIGGVKVNGGGTYRYPLNYRWIK, via the coding sequence ATGTCTGATCCCAACGCAACCCCGCCGTATGACCCCACTTCGGGTCAGCCCGTCCCGCCTCCGCCACCCGCACAGGGCTACGCGGCCGCACCCGCCGCACCCTTGTCGCAATCAGACGACAAACTGTGGGCGTCGCTCGCTCACTTCGGCAACATCATCCTGTTGATTCCTGCCCTGGTCATCTACCTCGTCTTCAAGGACCGCGGCCCGCTGGTCAACCAGGAGAGCAAGGAAGCGCTCAACTGGACCATCAACGTGACCGGGGCTGTGGTCGTGCTGAACATCCTGCAAATCATTCCCTTTATCGGCCTGCTGTTCGGCTTGCTCGTGTTCGCCGTACTCATCGTGAACCTGATCTTTGCGATCATCGGTGGGGTCAAGGTCAACGGCGGAGGCACCTACCGCTACCCGCTGAACTACCGCTGGATCAAGTAG
- a CDS encoding DUF4870 domain-containing protein — protein MTYPPPASEPPVPLAPQQYAPALPLNPSDQRLWATLIHVGGIVFGVLPSLIGFLVLKDRGLFVRDHTRTALNFQITMILLQVAAAIVTMIGSFLLIVLIGIPILIIGLVAALGGAVLVIVFSIMAAIAANRGELYTYPAWSAIPFVH, from the coding sequence GTGACGTACCCGCCTCCCGCCTCCGAGCCGCCCGTGCCGCTCGCCCCGCAGCAGTACGCACCTGCGCTGCCGCTGAACCCGAGCGACCAGCGACTCTGGGCGACGCTCATCCACGTCGGCGGGATCGTATTCGGTGTGCTCCCGTCGCTCATCGGTTTTCTGGTGCTCAAAGACCGGGGGCTGTTCGTTCGGGATCACACCCGTACAGCGCTGAACTTCCAGATCACGATGATCCTCCTGCAGGTGGCGGCGGCCATCGTGACGATGATCGGCTCATTCCTGCTGATCGTGCTCATCGGCATCCCGATCCTGATCATCGGCCTGGTCGCGGCTCTCGGCGGCGCCGTGCTCGTCATCGTCTTCAGCATCATGGCAGCGATCGCGGCCAACAGGGGCGAGTTGTACACCTACCCAGCCTGGAGCGCGATCCCGTTCGTTCACTGA
- a CDS encoding coproporphyrinogen-III oxidase family protein, translating into MGSALPLGDPAPPDGLLPESAAERADGHPFGVYLHVPFCRVRCGYCDFNTYTSSELRGAKQVDYAGQAVLEVALADRVLTESGVKRRSVSTVFFGGGTPTLLPSHQVIDMLDAVRSTWGLEPGAEVTTEANPDSVDARYLNELAEAGFTRVSFGMQSAVPHVLRTLDRTHTPERVPQVVQWARAAGLQVSVDLIYGTPGESLDDWEISLDAALQLEPDHLSAYALIVEQGTKLARQIRSGVYPEPDDDLEADMYELLDARLRSHGYEWYEVSNWARGSGRGPRAGAAPVTSSHTVLDSEYESHRSRHNLAYWQGHDWWGIGPGAHSHVGGTRWWNVKHPAAYAERMLSGLSPAAGRETPDAEARELERILLQARIRHGLHISSLGEVARREVAGLIADELIVPKSAFEGTIELTVRGRLLADAVVRRLTA; encoded by the coding sequence ATGGGTAGCGCGCTGCCGCTCGGCGACCCCGCTCCGCCGGATGGCCTGCTGCCGGAGTCGGCCGCCGAACGTGCCGACGGGCATCCATTCGGCGTCTACCTGCACGTGCCGTTCTGCCGGGTCCGCTGCGGGTACTGCGACTTCAACACGTACACTTCAAGCGAATTGCGCGGCGCCAAGCAGGTTGACTACGCTGGCCAGGCCGTTCTCGAGGTCGCCCTCGCCGACCGGGTTCTGACCGAGTCGGGTGTGAAGCGGCGATCTGTCTCGACCGTGTTCTTCGGTGGCGGCACACCGACCCTCTTGCCCAGCCACCAGGTCATCGACATGCTCGACGCCGTGCGCTCGACCTGGGGCCTCGAGCCCGGCGCCGAGGTCACGACCGAAGCCAACCCCGATTCAGTGGATGCCCGATACCTGAACGAACTCGCCGAAGCCGGGTTCACACGGGTCAGCTTCGGCATGCAGTCTGCCGTACCGCACGTGCTCCGAACACTCGACCGCACGCACACGCCCGAACGGGTTCCCCAGGTCGTTCAGTGGGCACGGGCCGCCGGCCTGCAGGTCAGCGTCGATCTCATCTACGGAACCCCGGGGGAGAGCCTCGACGACTGGGAGATATCGCTCGACGCCGCGCTGCAGCTCGAACCCGACCATCTCTCGGCCTACGCCCTGATCGTAGAGCAGGGCACCAAGCTCGCGAGACAGATCCGCTCTGGCGTGTACCCCGAGCCTGACGACGACCTCGAAGCCGACATGTACGAGCTTCTGGATGCCCGGCTCCGCTCGCACGGTTACGAGTGGTACGAGGTGAGCAACTGGGCGCGCGGATCGGGTCGCGGGCCACGAGCCGGCGCGGCCCCCGTCACGTCCAGCCACACCGTGCTCGACTCGGAGTACGAGTCTCACAGGTCACGCCACAACCTCGCCTATTGGCAGGGTCACGACTGGTGGGGCATCGGCCCGGGTGCCCACAGCCATGTCGGCGGCACGAGGTGGTGGAACGTCAAGCACCCGGCGGCCTACGCCGAGCGGATGCTCTCTGGACTGTCGCCGGCGGCTGGCCGGGAGACGCCCGACGCCGAAGCACGCGAGTTGGAGCGGATTCTGCTGCAGGCGCGAATCCGCCACGGGCTCCACATCTCCTCGCTCGGCGAGGTAGCGCGGCGCGAAGTGGCTGGACTCATCGCAGACGAGTTGATCGTTCCGAAGTCGGCGTTCGAGGGCACCATCGAGTTGACAGTGCGCGGTCGCCTGCTGGCAGACGCTGTGGTCAGGCGACTCACCGCCTGA
- a CDS encoding DUF1990 family protein: MAETERRTRSTHNGQALSYAAIGASQADDLMYYPPKGFRPFESRARLGSGDDRFESASEAVLTWGIQRGSGMQIENIELPPASDTDYAGLTYDAAGMPVAPRGLDEDQTYTEDGTPHVAPGVSAELVVHVFGVRFVAPVRVVSVTSDTHRVGFAYGTLPGHPAMGEESFMVEHHDDDSVWVVIRGFSKPSSWFFRLGSPLLRWQQRKATKEYLRALLPARA; encoded by the coding sequence GTGGCAGAGACAGAACGACGAACCAGGTCGACGCACAACGGGCAGGCGCTGAGCTACGCGGCGATCGGCGCGAGCCAGGCCGACGACTTGATGTACTACCCGCCGAAGGGTTTCAGGCCGTTCGAATCGCGCGCACGCCTCGGCTCGGGTGACGACCGGTTCGAGTCGGCCTCCGAGGCCGTGTTGACCTGGGGCATACAGCGAGGCAGCGGTATGCAGATCGAGAATATCGAGCTGCCCCCGGCGAGCGACACCGACTATGCCGGGCTCACCTACGACGCGGCGGGAATGCCCGTAGCCCCTCGCGGCCTCGACGAAGACCAGACCTACACCGAAGACGGCACACCACACGTTGCCCCCGGTGTTTCGGCCGAACTGGTCGTCCATGTCTTCGGGGTGCGATTCGTCGCACCGGTGCGGGTGGTCTCGGTGACGAGCGACACACACCGGGTGGGCTTCGCGTACGGCACACTTCCCGGCCACCCCGCGATGGGTGAAGAGAGTTTCATGGTCGAACACCACGACGACGACTCGGTGTGGGTGGTCATCCGTGGCTTCTCGAAACCGAGTTCGTGGTTCTTCCGGCTGGGTTCGCCGCTGCTCCGGTGGCAGCAGCGCAAGGCGACCAAAGAATACCTGCGCGCGTTGTTGCCTGCCCGCGCGTGA
- a CDS encoding SIMPL domain-containing protein — protein MAETIITVEGHFDYHHPAERGTVLLAAGFQGPERASVVSRTAQLHGALTQQAQQLVAGNTVTWWSADRMRVWSERPWNNAGAQLPLVHHASVGLEVKFSDLSALAVWVEKVATLDGVTVTGIHWALTEVTKSRITAESQERAVNDAVSRATAYAQSLGLSTVVPLALADPGMLGDDSRPFSPAGAAPMVRAMAASAQEGGLDLKPEDITVESRVHARFAAS, from the coding sequence ATGGCCGAAACCATCATCACGGTCGAGGGGCACTTCGACTACCATCACCCGGCCGAACGCGGAACAGTGTTGCTTGCTGCCGGATTCCAAGGCCCCGAACGAGCGTCGGTCGTGTCTCGTACGGCCCAGTTGCACGGCGCGCTCACGCAGCAGGCACAACAGTTGGTGGCAGGCAACACCGTTACGTGGTGGTCGGCCGACCGGATGCGCGTGTGGAGTGAGCGCCCCTGGAACAATGCGGGTGCACAGCTTCCACTCGTGCACCACGCGAGCGTCGGGCTGGAGGTGAAGTTCTCTGACCTTTCTGCGCTGGCAGTCTGGGTTGAGAAGGTCGCGACGCTCGACGGGGTGACGGTGACGGGCATCCACTGGGCGCTCACCGAGGTCACAAAATCCCGCATCACAGCCGAGTCGCAGGAGCGCGCCGTAAACGACGCGGTCAGTCGTGCGACGGCCTACGCCCAGAGTCTCGGCCTTTCCACCGTGGTGCCGCTGGCGCTTGCTGACCCCGGCATGCTCGGCGACGATTCCCGGCCGTTCTCGCCGGCAGGTGCTGCCCCCATGGTGCGCGCGATGGCTGCTTCTGCTCAGGAGGGCGGCCTGGATCTGAAGCCCGAAGACATCACCGTCGAATCCCGCGTGCACGCCCGCTTCGCGGCATCCTGA
- the lepA gene encoding translation elongation factor 4: protein MSPRAVQELQPASTDPAFIRNFCIIAHIDHGKSTLADRMLQITGVVSDRDMRAQYLDRMDIERERGITIKSQAVRMPWALDGQTYALNMIDTPGHVDFTYEVSRSLAACEGAILLVDAAQGIEAQTLANLYLALDNDLKIIPVLNKIDLPAADPDKYAEEIAGLIGGRAEDVLRVSGKTGMGVEELLDLVVATIPAPQGDPEAPARAMIFDSVYDSYRGVVTYVRMIDGKLTPREKIMMMSTKSTHEVLEIGVSSPEPTPSKGLAVGEVGYLITGVKDVRLSKVGDTVTTFTRPATVALKGYSEPKPMVFSGLYPIDGSDYPNLREALDKLKLSDAALVYEPETSVALGFGFRCGFLGLLHLEIITERLEREFNLDLIATAPSVIYEVTTDDKKTVTVTNPSEFPGGKIKSVSEPMVKASILAPKDYVGTIMELCQGRRGTLNGMEYVGTDRVELHYNMPLGEIVFDFFDHLKSRTQGYASLDYEPIGEQEADLVKVDILLQGEAVDAFSAIVHKDKAYAYGLLMTERLKKLIPRQQFEVPIQAAIGARIIARESISAIRKDVLAKCYGGDISRKRKLLEKQKEGKKRMKMVGRVEVPQEAFIAALSGDTETKKEK, encoded by the coding sequence GTGAGCCCCAGAGCAGTACAGGAACTCCAGCCGGCGTCGACCGACCCCGCGTTCATCCGCAACTTCTGCATCATCGCGCACATCGACCACGGCAAGTCGACTCTGGCCGACCGCATGCTGCAGATCACCGGCGTCGTCTCAGACCGCGACATGCGCGCGCAGTATCTCGACCGCATGGACATCGAGCGCGAACGCGGTATCACCATCAAGAGCCAGGCGGTACGCATGCCCTGGGCCCTCGACGGCCAGACGTACGCGCTCAACATGATCGACACCCCTGGTCACGTCGACTTCACCTACGAGGTCAGCCGCTCGCTCGCCGCCTGCGAGGGCGCCATCCTGCTGGTCGACGCGGCGCAGGGCATCGAGGCCCAGACACTCGCGAACCTGTACCTCGCGCTCGACAACGACCTCAAGATCATCCCGGTTCTCAACAAGATCGACCTGCCCGCCGCCGACCCCGACAAGTACGCCGAAGAGATTGCCGGGCTCATCGGAGGCAGGGCCGAAGACGTGCTCCGCGTCAGCGGCAAGACCGGCATGGGCGTCGAAGAGCTGCTCGACCTCGTGGTCGCCACCATCCCGGCACCCCAGGGTGACCCGGAGGCGCCGGCCCGCGCCATGATCTTCGACTCGGTCTACGACTCGTACCGCGGTGTGGTGACCTACGTGCGCATGATCGACGGCAAGCTCACGCCGCGCGAGAAGATCATGATGATGAGCACCAAATCCACTCATGAGGTGCTCGAGATCGGCGTCAGCTCACCAGAGCCGACGCCGAGCAAGGGGTTGGCCGTCGGTGAGGTCGGTTACCTGATCACGGGCGTGAAGGATGTTCGGCTCAGCAAAGTCGGCGACACCGTCACCACGTTCACCCGCCCGGCGACTGTCGCGCTCAAGGGCTACAGCGAGCCCAAGCCGATGGTCTTCTCTGGCCTCTACCCGATCGACGGCTCGGACTACCCGAATCTCCGCGAAGCGCTCGACAAGCTGAAACTCTCGGATGCTGCGCTCGTCTACGAGCCAGAGACCTCCGTTGCCCTGGGCTTCGGCTTCCGCTGTGGCTTCCTCGGCCTGCTGCACCTCGAGATCATCACTGAGCGGCTGGAGCGCGAGTTCAACCTCGACCTGATCGCCACCGCACCCAGCGTGATCTACGAAGTCACCACCGATGACAAGAAGACCGTCACGGTGACGAACCCAAGCGAGTTCCCGGGCGGCAAGATCAAGAGTGTCAGTGAGCCGATGGTGAAGGCGAGCATCCTCGCGCCCAAGGACTATGTCGGCACGATCATGGAGCTCTGCCAGGGCCGTCGCGGAACCCTGAATGGCATGGAATATGTCGGCACCGACCGCGTCGAGCTGCACTACAACATGCCCCTCGGCGAGATCGTCTTCGACTTCTTCGATCACCTGAAGAGCCGCACGCAGGGTTACGCGAGCCTCGACTACGAGCCCATCGGCGAACAGGAGGCCGACCTCGTGAAGGTCGACATCCTGCTGCAGGGTGAGGCGGTCGACGCATTCAGCGCCATCGTGCACAAAGACAAGGCCTATGCCTATGGTCTGCTGATGACCGAGCGGCTGAAGAAGCTGATCCCGCGCCAGCAGTTCGAGGTGCCGATCCAGGCCGCCATCGGCGCGAGGATCATCGCCCGCGAGTCGATCAGCGCCATTCGCAAGGACGTTCTCGCAAAGTGCTACGGCGGTGACATCTCCCGTAAGCGCAAACTGCTCGAGAAGCAGAAAGAGGGCAAGAAACGCATGAAGATGGTGGGGCGTGTCGAGGTTCCGCAGGAAGCGTTCATCGCCGCCCTGAGCGGCGACACCGAGACCAAGAAAGAAAAATAG
- a CDS encoding pyridoxal phosphate-dependent aminotransferase produces the protein MPHLAAHMDSVPPSGIRRIFELAQSLDDVVFLAVGEPDVAVAPHILEAAARAWQADETYYTPNGGIPELRAAIVAKLAAENGIMVDAEQVWVTNGGMHALYLAMTLALGPGDEVLLPDPGYSTFPMNARMISAVPVPYTLRSSRDFLPDFDELERLVTANTRMIIVNSPSNPLGAIFPRETIEEVLEFARRHDLWVLSDEVYERFTYGALHTSIAALDDEDRVFSVFSLSKTYALTGARVGYLVTPPGMSQILRTAQEAIISCINLPAQFAAVAAITGPQDHVLTAATHYRENLQAATELLRELGIEYLEPSGAFYLWVNVSYATGGDVAEWAERFLLEQRVAVAPGSAFGRHGEGWIRLCVAADLADIETGIRRLPRPPAQSTA, from the coding sequence ATGCCCCATCTCGCCGCGCACATGGATTCAGTGCCCCCTTCGGGCATCCGCCGAATCTTCGAGCTTGCCCAGTCGCTCGACGATGTGGTCTTTCTCGCCGTCGGGGAGCCTGATGTCGCCGTCGCTCCGCACATTCTCGAAGCTGCCGCCCGCGCGTGGCAGGCAGACGAGACCTACTACACGCCCAACGGTGGCATTCCTGAGCTTCGAGCGGCGATCGTCGCCAAGCTCGCCGCCGAGAACGGGATCATGGTCGACGCCGAGCAGGTCTGGGTGACCAACGGCGGCATGCACGCCCTCTACCTCGCCATGACCCTGGCGCTCGGCCCGGGAGATGAGGTGCTGCTGCCGGACCCCGGCTACTCGACCTTCCCGATGAACGCGCGGATGATCTCCGCCGTGCCCGTGCCCTACACACTTCGCAGCTCCCGTGACTTCCTGCCGGACTTCGACGAACTCGAGCGTCTCGTCACGGCGAACACCCGCATGATCATTGTGAACTCCCCATCGAACCCCCTGGGAGCGATCTTTCCGCGGGAGACCATCGAGGAGGTCCTTGAGTTCGCCCGCAGGCACGACCTCTGGGTGCTGAGCGACGAGGTGTATGAGCGGTTCACCTATGGTGCACTGCACACCTCCATCGCCGCCCTCGACGATGAAGACCGGGTGTTCTCGGTGTTCTCCCTGTCGAAGACGTATGCGCTCACCGGGGCACGGGTCGGCTACCTGGTGACCCCGCCCGGCATGTCGCAGATCCTTCGAACGGCGCAGGAGGCGATCATCAGCTGCATCAACCTCCCGGCTCAGTTCGCGGCGGTGGCAGCGATCACCGGGCCGCAGGATCACGTGCTCACAGCGGCCACCCACTACCGGGAGAACCTCCAAGCCGCCACAGAGCTCCTGCGCGAACTCGGCATCGAGTACCTCGAACCGTCTGGTGCGTTCTACCTGTGGGTCAACGTCTCGTACGCCACGGGCGGCGATGTTGCCGAGTGGGCGGAGCGCTTCCTGCTCGAACAGCGCGTGGCCGTGGCACCGGGCAGCGCGTTCGGCCGGCACGGTGAGGGCTGGATCCGGCTGTGCGTGGCTGCAGACCTCGCAGACATCGAGACGGGCATCCGTCGCCTGCCCCGCCCACCCGCACAATCAACTGCGTGA
- the rpsT gene encoding 30S ribosomal protein S20 yields the protein MANIKSQIKRIGTNDKAHERNKAVKSELKTAIRAVKTSVAAGDKEKATAALSLAGKKLDKAASKGVIHKNQAANRKSSISKSVAAL from the coding sequence GTGGCAAATATCAAGTCCCAGATCAAGCGCATCGGCACCAACGACAAGGCGCACGAGCGCAACAAGGCCGTGAAGAGTGAGCTGAAGACCGCCATCCGCGCCGTGAAGACCAGCGTTGCCGCTGGCGACAAGGAGAAGGCCACCGCCGCTCTGAGCCTCGCAGGCAAGAAGCTCGACAAGGCTGCCAGCAAGGGTGTCATCCACAAGAACCAGGCTGCGAACCGCAAGTCGTCGATCTCCAAGAGCGTCGCCGCACTCTGA
- the holA gene encoding DNA polymerase III subunit delta → MVGARSGGSAAARGSSRAPAKPPTKSPAPVIPQLSWENIRPAAVVLVSGPESFLADRAIRRLRDMLKLEDPSLEVSDIDASGYAPGELLTMASPSLFGEPRLIRVSSVEKCTDGFLLEAIDYLAYPADDTCVVLRHGGGVRGKRLLDAVRASGGDVIEVVCAELKKDTERYDFAVAEFRAAGRRVSPGALRALVSAFTDDLAELSSACGQLIADTSDEITEATVERYYSGRVETNAFAVADSAIAGRYGESLALLRHALATGADPVPMVAAFAMKLRTMAKVLGTRGGSGQLAGQLGMAPWQVDRARRDLQGWTGEGLGRSIQILAETDENIKGGGRDPVYSLERMIATIASRGER, encoded by the coding sequence GTGGTAGGCGCACGATCCGGCGGGTCCGCCGCCGCGAGGGGCTCTTCGCGTGCGCCTGCAAAGCCCCCGACCAAGTCGCCCGCCCCGGTCATTCCTCAGTTGAGCTGGGAGAACATCCGCCCCGCTGCTGTCGTGCTTGTCTCTGGGCCGGAATCTTTTCTCGCCGACCGTGCGATCAGGCGCCTCAGAGATATGCTGAAGCTCGAAGACCCGAGCCTCGAAGTGAGCGACATCGACGCATCCGGTTATGCGCCGGGCGAGCTGCTCACCATGGCGAGCCCTTCGCTCTTCGGCGAACCGCGCCTGATCAGGGTGTCATCGGTCGAGAAGTGCACCGACGGGTTCCTTCTCGAAGCGATCGACTACCTGGCCTATCCAGCCGATGACACGTGCGTCGTACTGCGGCACGGCGGGGGAGTGCGCGGCAAGCGCCTTCTTGATGCCGTGCGCGCAAGTGGTGGCGATGTCATCGAGGTCGTCTGCGCTGAACTCAAGAAAGACACCGAGCGCTACGACTTCGCTGTCGCTGAGTTCCGTGCAGCTGGTCGACGGGTCAGTCCTGGCGCTCTTCGGGCACTCGTTTCGGCGTTCACCGATGACCTCGCCGAACTCTCCAGCGCCTGTGGGCAGCTCATTGCAGACACCTCAGACGAGATCACCGAAGCGACCGTCGAGCGGTACTACTCCGGTCGCGTCGAGACCAATGCCTTCGCTGTTGCCGACAGTGCGATTGCGGGCCGTTATGGCGAGTCGCTGGCCCTGCTCCGGCATGCTCTGGCCACGGGTGCAGACCCGGTGCCGATGGTTGCCGCGTTCGCGATGAAGCTTCGCACGATGGCGAAGGTGCTCGGCACTCGAGGGGGTTCTGGCCAGCTCGCCGGGCAACTGGGGATGGCACCCTGGCAGGTCGACCGGGCCCGTCGAGACCTGCAGGGTTGGACGGGCGAGGGCCTCGGCCGCAGCATCCAGATCCTTGCCGAGACCGATGAGAACATCAAGGGCGGCGGCCGCGACCCGGTCTACTCGCTCGAGCGCATGATCGCCACGATCGCCTCCCGCGGCGAACGCTGA
- a CDS encoding ComEC/Rec2 family competence protein encodes MICALIVLVSAAIYAGSGIGVTLSAGSAWPGNWQIAACDIGQGDAVAVHDADRFALVDVGPDPALLRTCLGRLSITHIDLLVLTHYDRDHVGGLSAVLGMVSVVLLGPPEDARDAAMADTLMKSGAEVRHALRGDSGELAGLSWSILWPPAGTALRGNDASVTIEFTGSLRSLFLGDLGEDSQRLVSAANRLSHEDVVKVAHHGSADQNEDFYLAVRAAVGLVSVGANNRYGHPTDRLLGILGRSQTSVFRTDLLGMIVVAPSPDGIVVWSDGQARVEKKR; translated from the coding sequence GTGATTTGCGCACTGATTGTGCTCGTTTCAGCAGCGATCTACGCGGGCTCGGGCATCGGCGTGACCCTCTCGGCCGGCTCAGCGTGGCCGGGCAATTGGCAGATCGCTGCCTGCGACATCGGTCAGGGTGATGCCGTCGCCGTGCACGACGCCGACCGGTTTGCGCTGGTGGATGTCGGGCCCGACCCCGCTCTGCTCCGCACCTGTCTGGGTCGCCTCTCGATCACTCACATCGACCTGCTCGTGCTCACCCACTACGACCGCGACCATGTGGGCGGGCTGTCAGCCGTCCTTGGAATGGTCTCGGTTGTGCTTCTCGGCCCGCCCGAAGACGCCCGTGACGCTGCAATGGCAGACACGCTGATGAAGTCGGGCGCAGAGGTTCGCCATGCTCTGCGAGGCGACTCCGGCGAGCTGGCCGGCTTGTCATGGAGCATCCTCTGGCCGCCCGCAGGCACAGCGCTCAGAGGCAACGATGCGAGCGTGACGATCGAGTTCACCGGCTCTCTCCGCTCGCTCTTCCTGGGTGACCTGGGCGAAGACTCCCAGCGACTGGTCTCGGCGGCGAACCGTCTGAGCCACGAAGACGTCGTGAAAGTTGCGCACCACGGCAGTGCCGACCAGAACGAAGACTTCTACCTGGCCGTAAGGGCGGCGGTGGGGCTGGTTTCGGTTGGTGCGAACAATCGGTATGGGCATCCGACTGACCGGCTGCTCGGTATTCTCGGTCGCAGCCAGACCAGTGTCTTCCGTACCGATCTGCTGGGGATGATCGTGGTCGCGCCGTCGCCCGATGGCATCGTGGTGTGGTCAGACGGTCAGGCTAGGGTTGAGAAAAAGAGATGA